Proteins encoded together in one Gemmatimonadota bacterium DH-78 window:
- a CDS encoding RagB/SusD family nutrient uptake outer membrane protein has protein sequence MTKKMMTVVALLLPLAGCSEVLSLDVESPGRIADDDLNNADAVPGLVAGMSYDLTQAYGGVLQEISLASGDLWHGGSYDFGTYPRGILLQEPADWDGSYGTLQQARYVAEAGLKRIAKVLEPDLYERSPDVARAYLLAGFANRLLGEVQCETTVDFDGEPSGVLPRTEHFSRADSLFSRAIAVGGAAGASTIATAAYGGRASVRAWLGNWTQAASDASQVPAAFQYDAIFSTAVGAVSNDLVFETNSRKEFTVFNTMWEDNDPADPRVPWRIVLDNAGQVEKGQDGETDFYQQLKYLTEDDDQALTKGTEMLVLRAEAALRDGNLQGMTDRLNEARAVYGLDPIDVPGSVAEAWPVLRMERGATVWLEGRRLWDLHRWKAEGGVVADPFAEGRDTCFPISDEEMRVNPNVGG, from the coding sequence ATGACGAAGAAGATGATGACCGTGGTGGCCCTCCTCCTGCCGTTGGCGGGATGCTCGGAGGTGCTGTCGCTGGATGTGGAGTCGCCGGGGAGAATCGCCGACGACGACCTGAACAACGCCGACGCGGTGCCGGGGCTCGTGGCCGGCATGTCGTACGACCTCACGCAGGCGTACGGCGGCGTGCTGCAGGAGATCTCGCTCGCCTCGGGCGACCTGTGGCACGGCGGCAGCTACGACTTCGGCACCTATCCGCGAGGGATCCTGCTTCAGGAGCCCGCGGACTGGGACGGCTCGTACGGCACGCTGCAACAGGCGCGCTACGTGGCCGAAGCCGGGCTCAAGCGCATCGCGAAGGTGCTGGAGCCCGACCTGTACGAGCGCAGCCCCGATGTGGCGCGGGCCTACCTGCTGGCGGGCTTCGCGAATCGTCTCCTGGGCGAGGTGCAGTGCGAGACGACCGTCGACTTCGACGGAGAGCCCTCGGGGGTGCTGCCGCGCACCGAGCACTTCAGCCGCGCCGACTCGCTGTTCAGTCGGGCCATCGCGGTCGGCGGAGCGGCCGGTGCCTCGACCATCGCCACGGCGGCGTACGGAGGCCGGGCGTCGGTCCGCGCCTGGCTGGGCAACTGGACGCAGGCGGCCAGTGATGCCAGCCAGGTGCCTGCGGCCTTCCAGTACGACGCGATCTTCTCGACCGCGGTCGGTGCGGTGTCGAACGACCTGGTGTTCGAGACCAATTCGCGGAAGGAGTTCACCGTCTTCAACACGATGTGGGAGGACAACGACCCCGCGGATCCGCGGGTGCCGTGGCGCATCGTGCTCGACAATGCGGGCCAGGTGGAGAAGGGTCAGGACGGCGAGACCGACTTCTATCAGCAGCTGAAGTACCTCACCGAAGACGACGACCAGGCGCTGACCAAGGGCACCGAGATGCTGGTGCTCCGCGCCGAGGCGGCCCTTCGCGACGGAAACCTGCAGGGCATGACCGATCGTCTGAACGAGGCCCGCGCCGTCTACGGGCTCGATCCGATCGACGTGCCGGGTTCCGTGGCCGAGGCCTGGCCGGTGCTCCGGATGGAGCGGGGCGCTACGGTGTGGCTCGAGGGGCGTCGCCTCTGGGATCTGCACCGGTGGAAGGCCGAGGGTGGCGTGGTGGCCGACCCCTTCGCGGAGGGGCGCGACACCTGCTTCCCGATCTCCGACGAGGAGATGCGGGTCAACCCCAACGTCGGGGGCTGA